One genomic segment of Mycolicibacterium gilvum includes these proteins:
- a CDS encoding M15 family metallopeptidase yields the protein MTAVLVQCAPASSPAPPPPEPPPPPVRQLPPETFRTVAPPPPPPTEIRPVTAAELGATWRPGCPAGPEELRLVELDHWGFDGQTHRGRLVVHRDVAEAVVDVFARLLEMRYPIEKMRTVENYPGADDELSMRDNNTSAFNCRGIPGSDSWSLHAYGRAIDVNPKLNPYVPRSGVHEPANAGPWVDRSRSEPGMLHDGDAAVLAFTDRGWRWGGHWRSPLDYQHFEIG from the coding sequence ATGACAGCGGTGCTGGTGCAGTGCGCACCGGCATCGAGTCCTGCCCCACCGCCGCCGGAACCCCCGCCGCCCCCTGTCCGACAACTCCCGCCGGAGACGTTCCGCACCGTCGCGCCGCCGCCACCCCCGCCCACCGAGATCCGTCCCGTCACCGCCGCCGAGCTCGGCGCGACGTGGCGGCCCGGCTGTCCCGCGGGGCCGGAGGAACTGCGGCTCGTCGAGCTCGACCACTGGGGCTTCGACGGGCAGACCCACCGCGGCCGGCTCGTCGTCCACCGGGATGTGGCCGAGGCCGTGGTCGACGTGTTCGCCCGATTGCTGGAGATGCGCTACCCGATCGAGAAGATGCGCACCGTCGAGAACTATCCCGGCGCCGACGACGAGCTGTCGATGCGCGACAACAACACCTCGGCGTTCAACTGCCGTGGCATCCCGGGGTCGGACAGCTGGTCGTTGCACGCCTACGGCCGCGCGATCGACGTCAACCCGAAGCTGAACCCGTACGTCCCGCGCAGCGGCGTCCACGAACCCGCGAACGCCGGGCCGTGGGTCGACCGCAGCCGCTCCGAACCCGGCATGCTGCACGACGGCGACGCCGCGGTGCTCGCCTTCACCGACCGCGGGTGGCGGTGGGGCGGTCACTGGCGATCTCCGCTGGATTACCAGCATTTCGAAATCGGCTGA
- a CDS encoding flavin-containing monooxygenase, whose amino-acid sequence MTRIAVIGAGPCGLAALHAFEQARLDGVDVGEVVCFEKQSDWGGLWNYTWRTGLDEHGDPVHGSMYRYLWSNGPKECLEFSDYTFDEHFGGPIPSFPPREVLYDYITGRAKKSNVRQFIAFDTAVRRVSFDDRTQMFSLALESWETGESAVRTETFDYVLVATGHFSTPNMPEYPGFASFPGRILHSHDFRDAVEFAGKNLLILGSSYSAEDIALQSRKYGARSVTIAYRNAPMGFGWPDGIDEVPALQHIAGRTAHFADGTSRDVDAIILCTGYQHHFPFIDPELRLTTTNNLYPAGLYKGVVWTANPKLIYLGMQDQFYTFTMFDAQAFVARDVVLGRVPLPGADAMAVDVDAWLARYAAVEDVPGQIDFQTDYVRDLMSMTDYPGFDLDMVRQHFVTWEHDKEDSITGYRDRSFASPCTGTVGPAPHTTWWDELDDGLARFLQR is encoded by the coding sequence ATGACCCGCATCGCAGTGATCGGCGCCGGACCGTGCGGCCTGGCCGCGCTGCACGCGTTCGAACAGGCTCGCCTCGACGGCGTCGACGTCGGCGAGGTGGTGTGCTTCGAGAAGCAGAGCGACTGGGGCGGGCTGTGGAACTACACCTGGCGCACCGGACTGGACGAACACGGTGATCCGGTGCACGGCAGCATGTATCGCTATCTGTGGTCCAACGGCCCGAAGGAGTGTCTGGAGTTCTCGGACTACACCTTCGACGAGCATTTCGGCGGTCCGATCCCGTCGTTCCCGCCGCGGGAGGTGCTCTACGACTACATCACCGGGCGGGCGAAGAAGAGCAACGTGCGCCAGTTCATCGCCTTCGACACCGCGGTGCGGCGGGTGAGCTTCGACGACCGGACCCAGATGTTCAGTCTCGCGCTGGAGTCCTGGGAGACCGGTGAGAGTGCCGTGCGCACCGAGACTTTCGACTACGTGCTCGTCGCGACGGGGCACTTCTCCACCCCGAACATGCCCGAGTATCCCGGCTTCGCGTCGTTTCCGGGCCGCATCCTGCACTCCCACGACTTCCGCGACGCGGTCGAGTTCGCCGGGAAGAACCTGCTCATCCTCGGCAGCAGCTACTCGGCCGAGGACATCGCGCTGCAGTCACGCAAGTACGGCGCGAGGTCGGTGACCATCGCCTACCGCAACGCGCCGATGGGATTCGGCTGGCCGGATGGGATCGACGAAGTGCCTGCGCTGCAGCACATCGCGGGTCGCACGGCCCACTTCGCCGACGGCACCAGCCGCGACGTCGACGCGATCATCCTGTGCACGGGCTATCAGCACCACTTCCCGTTCATCGACCCCGAATTGCGGCTGACGACCACCAACAACCTGTATCCGGCCGGGCTGTACAAGGGCGTGGTGTGGACGGCGAACCCGAAGCTGATCTACCTCGGGATGCAGGACCAGTTCTATACGTTCACCATGTTCGACGCGCAGGCGTTCGTCGCCCGCGACGTGGTGCTCGGCCGGGTGCCGCTGCCCGGTGCCGACGCGATGGCGGTGGATGTCGACGCATGGCTCGCCAGGTACGCGGCGGTCGAGGACGTCCCGGGCCAGATCGACTTCCAGACCGACTACGTGCGCGACCTGATGTCGATGACGGACTATCCGGGCTTCGACCTGGACATGGTCCGGCAGCACTTCGTCACCTGGGAACACGACAAGGAGGACAGCATCACCGGTTATCGCGACAGGTCGTTCGCGTCGCCGTGCACCGGGACCGTCGGCCCGGCGCCGCACACCACGTGGTGGGACGAACTCGACGACGGCCTGGCTCGCTTCCTGCAGCGCTGA
- a CDS encoding LLM class flavin-dependent oxidoreductase, translating into MTHAIKLHWFLPTYGDSRHIVGGGHGTPAGSAHSDRDASIDYLASIVRAAETFGFTGALVPTGAWCEDAFITAALLARETSTLGFLVAFRPGLVSPTLSAQMAATFARHAPGRLLLNVVVGGEAHEQRSFGDHLDKDGRYARADEFLDVVRRLWDGQTVSLDGEHIRVENASLPTVPAPVPPLYFGGSSAAAGPVAARHADVYLTWGEPPAAVAKKVEWIRRAAAEQGRQLRFGIRLHVITRDTAGAAWAEADRLVGALDDETVRNAQEGLGRSQSEGQRRMSALHQAHRANGSWHDARTLEVAPNLWAGVGLVRGGAGTALVGSHSEVADRIAEYAEVGIDEFIFSGYPHLEELYWLGEGVVPLLRERGLFEAGPKQAASASIPFVGGTGRGRI; encoded by the coding sequence GTGACCCACGCGATCAAGCTGCACTGGTTCCTTCCGACCTACGGCGACAGCCGCCACATCGTCGGCGGCGGGCACGGCACACCGGCCGGGTCTGCCCACAGCGACCGCGACGCGTCCATCGACTACCTGGCCTCGATCGTGCGGGCGGCTGAGACGTTCGGCTTCACCGGCGCCCTGGTCCCGACCGGGGCGTGGTGCGAGGACGCGTTCATCACCGCCGCGCTTCTCGCACGCGAGACGTCGACGCTGGGCTTCCTCGTCGCGTTCCGTCCCGGGCTCGTCAGCCCCACCCTGTCGGCGCAGATGGCGGCGACGTTCGCCCGCCACGCGCCGGGACGGCTTCTGCTCAACGTCGTCGTCGGCGGTGAGGCCCACGAGCAGCGCTCGTTCGGCGACCACCTCGACAAGGACGGCCGCTACGCGCGTGCCGACGAGTTCCTCGACGTGGTGCGCCGGCTGTGGGACGGGCAGACGGTGTCGCTGGACGGCGAGCACATCCGGGTCGAGAACGCGTCGCTGCCCACGGTGCCCGCTCCGGTGCCGCCGCTGTACTTCGGCGGTAGCTCGGCCGCCGCGGGGCCCGTCGCGGCGCGTCACGCCGACGTGTACCTGACCTGGGGTGAGCCCCCGGCCGCGGTTGCGAAGAAGGTGGAGTGGATCCGGCGCGCGGCGGCCGAGCAGGGCAGGCAGTTGCGGTTCGGCATCCGGCTGCACGTCATCACCCGCGACACCGCCGGTGCGGCCTGGGCCGAAGCCGACCGGCTGGTCGGCGCGCTCGACGACGAGACCGTGCGGAACGCGCAGGAAGGGTTGGGCCGGAGTCAGTCCGAGGGGCAGAGGCGGATGTCGGCGTTGCATCAGGCACACCGTGCGAACGGAAGCTGGCACGACGCCCGCACGTTGGAGGTGGCGCCCAACCTGTGGGCGGGGGTGGGTCTGGTGCGCGGCGGCGCCGGCACCGCGTTGGTGGGCAGCCACAGCGAGGTCGCCGATCGCATCGCCGAGTACGCGGAGGTCGGTATCGACGAGTTCATCTTCTCCGGCTACCCGCACCTCGAGGAGCTGTACTGGCTCGGCGAAGGAGTGGTGCCGCTGCTGCGCGAGCGTGGGCTGTTCGAGGCGGGCCCGAAACAGGCTGCGTCGGCGTCCATCCCGTTCGTCGGAGGGACGGGACGCGGCCGGATCTAG
- a CDS encoding MMPL family transporter, which translates to MLHRIALWAIAAPRRILAAAAVLTVALGVFGIPVAQSLSPSGFSDPGSQSAHAAALLTDTFGQGDVQMLIVVSSPDGIDDPRVRDVGTDIVDLLTADPHVAEVSSPWTSPPGAAADLVSRDRTAGLVVAGITGDEAEQQTYAKDISDRVTRDRDGITVRTGGTAMVNVQITEQSQRDLLMMEGLAIPLSFLVLVWVFGGLVAAALPVAIGGMAIVGALAVLRLVTFTTDVSIFALNLATAMGLALAIDYTLLILSRYRDELAAGASRPDAIARTMATAGRTVIFSATTVALSMAVMVLFPMHFLKSFAYAGVATVAFAAAAAVIVTPAALALLGDRLDSLDVHRLARRVLRRPEPVPVPVEQRFWYRCATTVMRRALPLGTVVVVLLLVLGAPFLGVKWGFPDERVLPRSASAHQVGDQLRTEFADNTDTGVAVVVPDSAGLSPADLSAYAAALSQVPDVPAVSAPTGTFVDGAQAGPPSAPAGERDGSTFLTVTSTAPLFSDASETQLDRLHEVPGPGGRDVQMTGTAQINRDSVDAITSRLPLVLGLIAIIMFALLFLLTGSVVVPLKALVLNMLSLTAAFGALVWIFQDGHLSGLGTTPTGTLVANMPVLLFCIAFGLSMDYEVFLVSRIREFRLQGHGNDESVALGIAHTGRVITAAALIMSISFAALIAANVSFMRMFGLGLTLAVLVDATLVRMVLVPAFMHLMGGVNWWAPRFLTRIHRRLGFSDDPPTHQRAHPTEQTEQVPS; encoded by the coding sequence CTGCTTCACCGAATCGCTCTGTGGGCCATTGCCGCGCCCCGCCGCATCCTCGCGGCGGCGGCGGTGCTGACGGTCGCCCTGGGTGTGTTCGGCATTCCGGTCGCCCAGAGCCTGTCGCCCAGTGGCTTCTCCGACCCGGGTTCGCAGTCCGCCCACGCCGCGGCGTTGCTCACCGACACGTTCGGCCAGGGCGACGTGCAGATGCTCATCGTGGTGTCTTCGCCTGACGGGATCGACGATCCGCGGGTGCGCGACGTCGGCACCGACATCGTCGACCTCCTCACCGCCGACCCGCACGTCGCCGAGGTGTCGTCTCCGTGGACGTCCCCGCCCGGCGCCGCCGCCGACCTGGTGAGCCGTGACCGCACCGCAGGGCTGGTGGTCGCGGGGATCACCGGCGACGAGGCCGAACAGCAGACCTACGCCAAGGACATCTCGGACCGGGTCACCCGTGACCGGGACGGCATCACCGTGCGCACCGGCGGCACCGCGATGGTCAACGTCCAGATCACCGAGCAGTCCCAGCGCGACCTGCTGATGATGGAGGGCCTGGCCATCCCGTTGAGCTTCCTGGTCCTGGTATGGGTCTTCGGCGGCCTGGTCGCGGCCGCGCTGCCGGTCGCGATCGGCGGCATGGCGATCGTCGGGGCGCTGGCGGTGTTGCGGCTGGTCACGTTCACGACCGACGTGTCGATCTTCGCGCTGAACCTGGCCACCGCGATGGGGCTGGCGTTGGCCATCGACTACACGCTGCTGATCCTGTCGCGCTATCGCGACGAGCTGGCCGCGGGCGCGTCCCGCCCCGACGCCATCGCCCGCACCATGGCGACGGCCGGGCGCACCGTGATCTTCTCGGCGACGACGGTGGCGCTGTCGATGGCGGTGATGGTGCTGTTCCCGATGCACTTCCTGAAATCGTTCGCCTACGCCGGCGTGGCCACCGTCGCGTTCGCGGCCGCGGCGGCGGTGATCGTCACCCCCGCGGCGCTCGCGCTGCTCGGCGACCGGCTGGATTCGCTGGACGTGCACCGGCTCGCGCGGCGCGTCCTACGGCGTCCCGAACCGGTGCCGGTACCCGTCGAGCAACGGTTCTGGTACCGGTGTGCGACGACGGTGATGCGGCGGGCGCTGCCGCTCGGGACGGTGGTCGTCGTGCTGCTGCTCGTGCTGGGCGCGCCGTTCCTCGGGGTCAAGTGGGGTTTCCCCGACGAACGTGTGCTGCCGCGGTCGGCGTCGGCGCACCAGGTGGGTGACCAGCTGCGCACCGAGTTCGCCGACAACACCGATACCGGGGTGGCGGTCGTCGTGCCCGACAGCGCCGGCCTGAGCCCGGCCGACCTGTCGGCCTACGCGGCCGCACTCTCCCAGGTGCCCGACGTGCCCGCGGTCTCCGCACCGACGGGGACGTTCGTCGACGGCGCGCAGGCCGGGCCCCCGTCGGCGCCCGCCGGGGAACGCGACGGCAGCACGTTCCTGACGGTGACGAGCACGGCGCCGTTGTTCTCCGACGCGTCCGAGACGCAGCTGGATCGTCTGCACGAGGTACCGGGCCCGGGCGGCCGGGACGTCCAGATGACCGGCACCGCCCAGATCAACCGCGACAGCGTCGACGCGATCACCTCCCGGCTGCCGCTGGTGCTCGGCCTTATCGCCATCATCATGTTCGCGCTGCTGTTCCTGCTCACCGGCAGCGTGGTGGTGCCTCTGAAAGCGCTTGTGCTGAACATGCTTTCGTTGACCGCCGCGTTCGGCGCGCTGGTGTGGATCTTTCAGGACGGTCACCTGTCCGGGCTCGGGACCACCCCGACCGGCACACTCGTGGCGAACATGCCGGTGTTGTTGTTCTGCATCGCGTTCGGGCTGTCGATGGATTACGAGGTGTTCCTCGTGTCGCGCATCCGCGAGTTCCGACTGCAGGGTCACGGTAACGACGAGTCGGTCGCACTCGGTATCGCCCACACCGGCCGCGTCATCACCGCGGCGGCGCTGATCATGTCGATCTCGTTCGCGGCGCTGATCGCCGCGAACGTGTCGTTCATGCGCATGTTCGGCCTCGGCCTCACACTCGCGGTCCTGGTCGACGCCACCCTGGTCCGGATGGTGCTGGTGCCGGCGTTCATGCACCTGATGGGCGGCGTGAACTGGTGGGCGCCACGCTTTCTCACCCGGATCCACCGGCGCCTCGGCTTCAGCGATGACCCGCCGACACACCAGCGCGCACACCCCACCGAGCAGACAGAGCAGGTCCCGTCATGA
- a CDS encoding cupin domain-containing protein — MTSIAAPTFLVTSGFWQKLPQMSLEQYPGTEGFIDDVYANPSGVPMSSGYFELRNTDAPLDYYYDYDEMKVVLEGEFRLENVDTGQVEIAREKDAIFFPKGSRILFSTPTRALAFYVGYRSFAP, encoded by the coding sequence ATGACGAGCATTGCCGCCCCGACGTTTCTGGTGACATCCGGCTTCTGGCAGAAGCTTCCGCAGATGTCGCTCGAGCAGTACCCGGGAACGGAAGGATTCATCGACGACGTCTACGCCAACCCGAGCGGTGTGCCGATGTCGTCGGGCTATTTCGAGTTGCGCAATACCGATGCGCCGCTGGACTATTACTACGATTACGACGAGATGAAGGTCGTCCTCGAAGGTGAGTTCCGGTTGGAGAACGTCGACACCGGCCAGGTCGAGATCGCCCGCGAGAAGGACGCGATCTTCTTCCCGAAGGGATCGCGCATCCTGTTCTCCACGCCCACCCGCGCACTGGCCTTCTACGTCGGCTACCGCTCATTCGCACCCTGA
- a CDS encoding DUF1989 domain-containing protein, translating into MVQRFRVAPGSVTAVPVFGGDRFDIVDQYGRQPAELTVLAADPRAVADAPPDTAATVLRSLIPGSDENGYAAQRILSLLAGHLVDQQEAVATRLFGHHSPAGSRATFTVDADAVVLVAAPASPMHPHSDDPNPPSEVRVAVYRADPGRPATPELPPPLAEPLLDLRIDAETAASYEVREGQFIQIIDVAGRQCSDFLAFDARGLADGREYGLDATTTRTIGGAAYPRPGLFGKFFDARARPLVEVVRDTVGRHDTFALACTAKYYADLGYLGHVNCTDNFNGALARFGVDRRQGWPALNLFYNTAFDAAHQLISDEPWSRAGDYVLFRASADLVCASSACPDDIDPANGWVPTDIHVRVYDSSRRFSVAVGHRLTPDSEPVLTKSTAFARRTGALTTDFTEYNGYWLPNSYANHGPHDEYWACRERVAVMDLSALRKFEVLGPDAEALLQATLTRDIRRLSRGQVVYSAMCGESGGVVDDCTVLRLGDNNFRFIGGDPHGGVWLRTQAERLGLHQVWIKDSTDQMHNLAVQGPASRAVLDGLIWTPPGQPALRDLGWFRFLTGRLDGPDGAPLLVSRTGYTGELGYEVWVHPGDAETLWDRLWDAGRPHGLTPLGLEALEMVRIEAGLVAGGHEFDDQTDPFEAGIGFTVPLKTKTDDFVGRAALVERKAHPQRTLVGLRLDSNETTAHGDCVHLGRTQVGVVTSATRSPLLGASIALCRIAVQHSEPGTRVEIGKLDGHLKRIPATVTTIPFYDPDKTRPRS; encoded by the coding sequence GTGGTGCAACGCTTCCGCGTGGCACCCGGTTCGGTCACCGCAGTCCCGGTGTTCGGCGGCGACCGGTTCGACATCGTCGACCAGTACGGACGTCAGCCCGCCGAGTTGACGGTGCTCGCCGCCGATCCCCGCGCCGTGGCCGACGCACCCCCCGACACCGCGGCGACGGTACTGCGCAGCCTAATACCCGGATCAGATGAGAACGGTTATGCGGCACAACGAATTCTGTCGCTGCTGGCCGGTCATCTCGTCGACCAGCAGGAGGCGGTCGCGACGCGACTGTTCGGGCACCACTCCCCCGCCGGGTCCCGGGCCACGTTCACCGTCGATGCCGACGCGGTCGTCCTGGTCGCCGCCCCGGCCTCGCCGATGCACCCGCACAGCGACGATCCGAATCCACCCTCGGAGGTGCGCGTCGCGGTGTACCGCGCCGACCCCGGCCGCCCCGCCACCCCGGAACTGCCGCCGCCGCTGGCCGAACCGCTGCTCGACCTGCGCATCGATGCGGAGACGGCCGCGTCGTACGAGGTGCGCGAGGGCCAGTTCATCCAGATCATCGACGTTGCCGGCCGACAGTGTTCGGACTTCCTGGCCTTCGACGCCCGTGGGCTCGCCGACGGCAGGGAGTACGGGCTCGACGCCACCACCACCCGCACCATCGGCGGTGCCGCCTACCCCCGCCCGGGCCTGTTCGGGAAGTTCTTCGACGCCCGTGCCCGCCCGCTCGTGGAGGTCGTCCGCGACACCGTCGGCCGCCACGACACCTTCGCGCTCGCCTGCACGGCCAAGTACTACGCCGACCTCGGCTATCTCGGCCACGTCAACTGCACCGACAACTTCAACGGGGCGCTGGCCCGGTTCGGGGTCGACCGCCGCCAAGGTTGGCCCGCACTGAACCTGTTCTACAACACCGCATTCGACGCGGCACACCAGCTGATATCCGACGAGCCGTGGTCGCGCGCCGGCGACTACGTGCTGTTCCGCGCCAGCGCGGACCTGGTGTGCGCGTCGTCGGCCTGCCCGGACGACATCGACCCCGCCAACGGCTGGGTGCCCACCGACATCCATGTCCGGGTCTATGACTCCTCGAGGAGGTTCTCTGTGGCGGTGGGACATCGGCTGACGCCGGATTCCGAGCCGGTGTTGACCAAATCCACCGCGTTCGCCCGGCGCACGGGAGCGCTGACCACCGACTTCACCGAATACAACGGCTACTGGCTGCCCAACAGCTACGCGAACCACGGTCCGCACGACGAGTACTGGGCGTGCCGGGAACGCGTCGCGGTGATGGACCTCTCGGCGCTGCGCAAGTTCGAGGTACTCGGACCCGACGCCGAAGCCCTGCTGCAGGCGACGCTCACCCGCGACATCCGCCGACTGTCCCGCGGCCAGGTCGTCTACTCGGCGATGTGCGGCGAGTCCGGTGGTGTGGTGGACGACTGCACAGTACTCAGGTTGGGCGACAACAACTTCCGTTTCATCGGTGGTGATCCTCACGGCGGTGTGTGGTTGCGCACGCAGGCCGAGCGACTCGGTCTTCACCAGGTGTGGATCAAGGACTCCACCGACCAGATGCACAATCTCGCCGTCCAGGGACCGGCCAGCAGAGCCGTGCTCGACGGGTTGATCTGGACACCGCCCGGGCAGCCGGCGCTGCGCGACCTCGGCTGGTTCCGTTTCCTGACAGGACGCCTCGACGGGCCGGACGGCGCACCACTGCTCGTCTCCCGGACCGGGTACACCGGTGAGTTGGGTTACGAGGTATGGGTGCATCCTGGCGACGCCGAGACGCTGTGGGACCGACTGTGGGACGCGGGGCGCCCGCACGGGTTGACGCCGTTGGGTCTCGAAGCGCTGGAGATGGTGCGCATCGAGGCGGGCCTGGTGGCCGGCGGTCACGAGTTCGACGACCAGACAGACCCTTTCGAGGCGGGCATCGGATTCACCGTGCCGCTGAAGACCAAGACCGATGATTTCGTCGGGCGGGCCGCGCTGGTCGAACGCAAGGCGCATCCGCAACGCACCCTGGTGGGCCTGCGCCTGGACAGCAACGAGACCACGGCACACGGCGACTGCGTCCACCTCGGACGCACACAGGTCGGTGTGGTCACCAGCGCCACCCGCTCGCCGCTGCTCGGTGCGAGTATCGCGTTGTGCCGCATCGCTGTTCAGCACAGCGAACCCGGTACACGAGTCGAGATCGGCAAGCTCGACGGTCACCTCAAGCGCATCCCCGCGACCGTCACCACGATCCCGTTCTACGACCCCGACAAGACCCGGCCGCGCTCATGA
- a CDS encoding lysylphosphatidylglycerol synthase transmembrane domain-containing protein produces MRVDGQDVAVSGSLLQPLTRRTNDIFRLSLAGIFLVVVVTSSLITRYEWEALEKSISGIVGVLSPTQSNTVYLIYGVAILGLPFFILIGLILARQWKLLGAYGAAGVIAILALSITGNGIAAPQWHFDLTVRLDTVLSQFLDDPRWIAMLAAVLTVSGPWLPARWRRWWWALLLAFVPIHLVVSAVVPARSLLGLAVGWFVGALVVLVSGTPALEVPLDGAVRALMRRGFPPAALRVLRPAGEGPLVLDATASSDSEADSDSGPETALVELYGPHQRGVGFLRQFWGKLRLRDDETAPLQTSMRRAVEHRALMALAVGNLGMANTQPIAVATLDRGWTVYAHKPARGIPLADCADETPVARVWDSLGVLHSQQISHGDLRRGEITVVDGRPLFGGFSRAEFGASDAHLHTDIAQLLVTTADLYGPPKAVAAAITVFGNDAVLAASRRLTKAAVPKAVRDSVRDAGATMAKLRDEVKYQTGADQIKTETITRFTRNQVIQMVLLVALVYVAYPFISSAPVFFSELRSANWWWALVGLAVSGLKYLGAAAALWACADGMVTFRSLTVMQVANTFAATTTPAGVGGLALSTRFLQKGGLGALRATTAVALQQSVQVITHITLLILFSAAAGASADLGRFVPSTTVLYLIAGVVLGAIGVSLFVPKLRHWLATAVRPRLKEVLDDLKLLAREPKRLAVIILGCATTTLGAALALWASIEAFGGDASFITVTIVTMVGGTLAAAAPTPGGVGAVEAALIGGLAAFGVPAAVAVPAVLLYRILTCWLPVFVGWPIMRWLTRNEMV; encoded by the coding sequence ATGCGTGTTGACGGGCAGGACGTCGCTGTTTCGGGCAGCCTGCTCCAGCCGCTGACCCGGCGCACCAACGACATCTTCCGGTTGTCGCTCGCCGGGATCTTCCTCGTCGTGGTCGTGACCAGTTCGCTGATCACCCGGTACGAGTGGGAGGCGCTGGAGAAGTCGATCTCCGGGATCGTCGGGGTGCTGAGCCCGACGCAGTCCAACACGGTGTACCTGATCTACGGCGTCGCGATCCTCGGGCTGCCGTTCTTCATCCTGATCGGTTTGATCCTGGCCCGGCAGTGGAAGCTGCTCGGCGCCTACGGCGCGGCCGGGGTGATCGCGATCCTGGCGCTGTCGATCACCGGCAACGGCATCGCCGCCCCGCAGTGGCATTTCGACCTGACCGTGCGCCTCGACACGGTCCTGTCGCAGTTCCTCGACGATCCGCGGTGGATCGCGATGCTCGCCGCCGTGCTGACCGTGTCGGGGCCGTGGCTGCCTGCCCGGTGGCGACGCTGGTGGTGGGCGCTGCTGCTCGCGTTCGTCCCGATCCATCTGGTCGTCAGCGCGGTCGTGCCGGCGCGCTCGCTGCTCGGGTTGGCGGTCGGCTGGTTCGTCGGGGCGCTGGTGGTCCTCGTCAGCGGTACCCCCGCCCTCGAGGTTCCGCTGGACGGCGCGGTGCGGGCGTTGATGCGGCGTGGTTTCCCTCCTGCGGCGCTGCGGGTGCTCCGGCCCGCCGGAGAGGGTCCCCTGGTGCTCGACGCGACGGCCTCGTCCGATTCCGAGGCCGACTCCGATTCCGGGCCCGAGACCGCGCTGGTCGAGCTGTACGGGCCGCATCAGCGCGGCGTCGGGTTCCTCCGGCAGTTCTGGGGGAAGCTGCGGCTGCGCGACGACGAGACCGCTCCGCTGCAGACGTCCATGCGCCGGGCCGTCGAACACCGCGCACTGATGGCGCTGGCGGTCGGGAACCTCGGCATGGCGAACACCCAGCCGATCGCGGTCGCCACGCTGGACCGCGGCTGGACGGTCTACGCGCACAAGCCCGCGCGCGGCATCCCGCTGGCCGACTGCGCCGACGAGACTCCCGTCGCCCGGGTGTGGGACTCGCTGGGCGTGCTGCACAGCCAGCAGATCTCCCACGGCGATCTGCGTCGCGGCGAGATCACCGTCGTCGACGGCAGGCCGCTGTTCGGCGGGTTCAGCCGCGCCGAGTTCGGTGCGTCCGACGCTCATCTGCACACCGACATCGCGCAGTTGCTGGTGACGACCGCCGATCTGTACGGTCCGCCGAAAGCGGTCGCGGCGGCGATCACCGTCTTCGGCAACGACGCGGTGCTCGCGGCCTCACGACGCCTCACGAAGGCGGCGGTGCCGAAGGCGGTCCGCGATTCGGTGCGCGACGCGGGCGCGACGATGGCGAAGCTGCGCGACGAGGTCAAGTATCAGACCGGCGCCGACCAGATCAAGACCGAGACGATCACCCGGTTCACCCGCAACCAGGTGATCCAGATGGTGCTGCTGGTCGCGCTCGTCTATGTCGCGTACCCGTTCATCAGCTCGGCGCCGGTGTTCTTCTCGGAGCTGCGGTCGGCGAACTGGTGGTGGGCGCTCGTCGGGCTGGCTGTGTCGGGGTTGAAGTACCTGGGCGCGGCCGCGGCGCTGTGGGCCTGCGCCGACGGCATGGTCACGTTCCGCAGCCTGACGGTCATGCAGGTGGCCAACACGTTCGCCGCGACGACGACGCCGGCCGGTGTCGGCGGGCTGGCGTTGAGCACCCGTTTCCTGCAGAAGGGGGGTCTGGGCGCGCTGCGGGCGACCACCGCGGTGGCGCTGCAGCAGTCGGTGCAGGTGATCACGCACATCACGTTGCTGATCCTGTTCAGCGCGGCGGCGGGCGCGTCGGCGGACCTGGGGCGGTTCGTGCCGAGTACGACGGTGCTGTACCTGATCGCCGGGGTGGTGCTGGGGGCGATCGGGGTGTCTTTGTTCGTGCCGAAGCTGCGGCACTGGCTGGCGACGGCGGTGCGTCCGCGGCTCAAAGAGGTGCTCGACGATCTCAAGCTGCTCGCCCGCGAACCCAAGCGTCTGGCTGTCATCATATTGGGTTGTGCGACAACGACTCTGGGCGCGGCACTGGCGCTGTGGGCGAGCATCGAGGCGTTCGGCGGGGACGCCAGCTTCATCACCGTCACGATCGTCACGATGGTCGGCGGCACGCTCGCGGCGGCCGCACCCACGCCCGGCGGTGTCGGCGCGGTGGAGGCGGCGTTGATCGGCGGTCTCGCGGCGTTCGGTGTGCCGGCCGCGGTCGCGGTCCCCGCGGTGCTGCTCTACCGGATCCTGACATGCTGGCTCCCGGTGTTCGTCGGCTGGCCGATCATGCGGTGGCTGACGCGCAACGAGATGGTCTGA